One window from the genome of Parasteatoda tepidariorum isolate YZ-2023 chromosome 8, CAS_Ptep_4.0, whole genome shotgun sequence encodes:
- the LOC122270463 gene encoding uncharacterized protein, with the protein MGRKSDLTEFQRGMIVGARCVGTSISKTAALVKCSRAAVVNVYKEWTIKQKTGSQRQTCDRHRVLNTRSERRLARVVQCNRRPTVRQIASDLTQAASVNVSERTVRRTLRRIGYGSRRLTGWS; encoded by the coding sequence ATGGGaagaaaaagtgatttaactgaatttcaacGTGGAATGATTGTGGGTGCGAGATGTGTCGGAACAAGCATCAGCAAAACGGCTGCACTTGTGAAGTGTTCTAGAGCAGCAGTTGTTAATGTGTACAAAGAATggacaatcaagcaaaaaaccggATCTCAACGTCAGACTTGTGATCGTCACAGGGTACTGAATACTCGATCAGAGAGAAGGCTGGCCAGGGTTGTGCAGTGCAACAGGAGACCAACAGTGCGACAAATTGCAAGTGATCTTACTCAAGCAGCATCTGTGAACGTCTCTGAACGTACTGTTCGACGCACATTGCGCCGTATAGGGTATGGAAGCAGACGACTGACGGGGTGGTCATga
- the LOC107451553 gene encoding small nuclear ribonucleoprotein Sm D3 — protein MPKPTEETGVPIKLLREFENKTITVDTATGEVFTGTLHDAEDNLSLTLTNAKVVFASGHEVSMHSVYIKGVKIRLISLPSGAREKVQQLERESRSLMRGRGGRGGGRGGSRRGFRGRR, from the coding sequence ATGCCAAAACCTACTGAAGAAACTGGCGTACCTATCAAACTCTTACGAGAAttcgaaaacaaaacaattacagTGGACACAGCTACTGGCGAAGTTTTTACCGGAACACTTCATGACGCAGAAGATAATTTGAGTTTAACTCTCACAAATGCAAAAGTTGTGTTTGCAAGCGGTCATGAAGTTTCAATGCATAGTGTTTACATTAAAGGCGTTAAAATACGCTTAATTTCTCTCCCATCTGGAGCTAGAGAGAAAGTTCAACAATTAGAACGCGAGAGTCGCTCACTAATGCGAGGTCGTGGTGGCAGAGGAGGTGGCCGTGGCGGCTCAAGACGTGGATTTCGCGGTCGCCGGTAA